The following proteins are encoded in a genomic region of Streptococcus sp. 29892:
- the mreD gene encoding rod shape-determining protein MreD yields the protein MRNRVLEFFMFPVLFLVLLIDGQVSTLLSNMSAGLFAISCHILFMLAIFYANYVSLSISLVVFTLLGLIYDISYLSLVGIATTTFPLVIFCIYFYFKGVGNKSSINLLILLVSIFQFEFISYLFARVFQMTNLSVFIFVFNKLLPSLLFNLILFLLIQPVLERIFGITNKT from the coding sequence ATGCGCAATAGAGTTTTAGAATTTTTCATGTTTCCTGTTCTGTTTTTAGTTTTGTTGATTGATGGGCAGGTATCGACTCTTTTATCCAATATGTCAGCTGGCTTATTTGCTATATCTTGCCATATCTTATTTATGCTTGCTATTTTTTATGCAAACTATGTTTCTCTCTCTATTTCTCTTGTTGTTTTTACTTTATTAGGATTGATTTATGATATATCTTATCTTTCCTTAGTAGGAATTGCAACGACCACTTTTCCTCTTGTTATTTTTTGTATTTATTTCTATTTTAAAGGTGTTGGAAATAAGAGTTCAATCAATCTATTGATTTTGCTAGTTTCTATTTTTCAATTTGAATTTATTAGTTATTTATTTGCTAGAGTATTTCAGATGACAAATTTGTCTGTTTTCATCTTTGTTTTTAATAAATTACTACCGAGTTTATTATTTAATCTTATTTTGTTTTTACTTATCCAACCTGTCTTAGAACGGATTTTTGGAATTACGAATAAGACATAG
- a CDS encoding phosphopantetheine-binding protein, translated as MTREQVYQRVVAIIQEEKGDDFQVQAESSLAENIAADSVEIMEFVLTLEDEFGVDVPDAAIERFETLADIVDFVYEELQKRS; from the coding sequence ATGACTAGAGAGCAGGTCTATCAGCGGGTTGTTGCCATTATCCAAGAGGAGAAGGGTGATGATTTTCAAGTACAAGCAGAATCTTCTTTAGCAGAGAATATAGCTGCGGATTCAGTGGAAATTATGGAATTCGTATTGACCTTGGAAGACGAGTTTGGTGTCGATGTTCCTGATGCGGCCATTGAGCGCTTTGAAACATTAGCAGATATTGTGGATTTTGTTTATGAAGAATTACAGAAACGTTCGTAG
- the ftsH gene encoding ATP-dependent zinc metalloprotease FtsH, with the protein MNNQPNKGFIRNPFLIILVIATILTAFQFFNAGQQVATQEISYSQVITELKNNNVSELTYQPDSSVIEITGKYKTEQTATDELASSIKLFQVSNTVTYKNFKSLILPSETNLSELQTLANENGVKVTIKPESSNGLWLNIIFNLLPLVIVGVFFMMMMNQGGGGARGAMNFGRNKAKALEQSNIKVRFSDVAGAEEEKQELVEVVEFLKDPKRFTKLGARIPAGVLLEGPPGTGKTLLAKAVAGEAGVPFFSISGSDFVEMFVGVGASRVRSLFEDAKKAAPAIIFIDEIDAVGRQRGVGMGGGNDEREQTLNQLLIEMDGFEGNEGIIVIAATNRSDVLDPALLRPGRFDRKVLVGRPDVKGREAILKVHAKNKPLAADVDLKLVAQQTPGFVGADLENVLNEAALVAARRNKTVIDASDIDEAEDRVIAGPSKKDRQISAKEREIVAYHEAGHTIVGLVLSNAREVHKVTIVPRGRAGGYMIALPKEDQMLLSKEDMKEQLAGLMGGRVAEEIIFNTQTTGASNDFEQATQMARAMVAEYGMSEKMGPMQYEGSHAMFGGQTTHKHISEQTAYELDNEVRDLLNEARNKAAEIIHSNRETHKLIAEALLKYETLDSVQIKSLYETGKMPENIEHEDEDVHPLSYEEVKEKINTKE; encoded by the coding sequence ATGAACAATCAACCAAATAAAGGATTTATAAGAAATCCTTTTCTCATTATTCTTGTCATCGCGACCATTCTTACAGCATTCCAATTTTTTAATGCAGGTCAACAGGTTGCGACTCAAGAAATCAGCTATTCACAAGTTATTACCGAGCTTAAGAATAATAACGTTTCAGAATTGACCTATCAACCAGATTCAAGTGTTATTGAAATTACTGGTAAGTACAAGACAGAACAGACTGCAACTGATGAACTAGCTTCTTCTATTAAGCTATTCCAAGTGTCAAATACTGTTACCTATAAAAACTTTAAATCGCTTATTCTACCGTCTGAAACAAATTTATCAGAATTACAAACCCTAGCAAATGAAAATGGTGTTAAGGTAACCATTAAACCAGAAAGTTCTAATGGACTATGGTTAAATATCATCTTTAATTTGTTACCGCTTGTTATCGTTGGTGTATTTTTCATGATGATGATGAACCAGGGTGGTGGCGGAGCTCGAGGAGCAATGAACTTTGGACGAAACAAAGCAAAAGCTCTTGAGCAAAGCAATATCAAAGTTCGTTTCTCAGATGTCGCAGGTGCAGAAGAAGAAAAACAAGAATTGGTAGAAGTGGTAGAGTTTTTGAAAGATCCTAAACGCTTTACCAAGCTTGGTGCCCGTATTCCAGCAGGTGTCTTATTAGAGGGACCTCCAGGAACAGGTAAAACTCTTTTGGCAAAAGCTGTAGCAGGTGAAGCAGGTGTTCCATTCTTCTCGATTTCTGGTTCTGATTTCGTTGAAATGTTTGTCGGTGTCGGTGCCAGCCGTGTTCGTTCATTATTTGAAGATGCAAAAAAAGCAGCACCAGCTATCATTTTCATCGATGAAATCGATGCTGTCGGTCGCCAACGTGGTGTCGGCATGGGTGGTGGTAATGACGAACGGGAACAAACCCTCAACCAACTCTTGATTGAAATGGATGGATTTGAAGGCAACGAAGGGATTATCGTCATTGCCGCAACCAACCGTAGTGATGTTTTAGACCCGGCCCTTCTTCGTCCAGGACGTTTTGACCGTAAGGTATTGGTTGGTCGTCCAGATGTCAAGGGTCGCGAAGCAATCCTTAAAGTTCATGCGAAGAATAAACCATTAGCAGCAGATGTAGACTTGAAATTGGTTGCTCAGCAAACTCCAGGTTTTGTTGGTGCTGATTTAGAGAACGTTCTTAACGAAGCAGCCCTTGTAGCCGCACGTCGAAACAAAACTGTCATTGATGCTTCAGATATTGATGAAGCAGAAGACCGTGTTATTGCAGGACCTTCTAAGAAAGACCGCCAAATTTCAGCTAAAGAACGTGAGATCGTTGCCTACCATGAAGCTGGTCATACGATTGTTGGACTTGTCTTATCAAATGCACGTGAAGTTCATAAAGTTACTATTGTACCACGTGGCCGTGCTGGTGGTTACATGATTGCCCTTCCAAAAGAAGACCAAATGCTCCTATCTAAAGAAGATATGAAAGAGCAATTAGCTGGTCTTATGGGTGGACGTGTCGCAGAAGAAATTATTTTCAATACCCAAACAACAGGTGCCTCAAATGATTTTGAACAAGCGACACAGATGGCGCGTGCTATGGTTGCAGAATATGGTATGAGTGAAAAAATGGGTCCAATGCAATACGAAGGTAGTCATGCTATGTTTGGTGGACAAACAACTCACAAACACATATCAGAACAAACTGCCTATGAATTAGACAACGAAGTCCGTGATTTGCTGAATGAAGCTCGCAATAAAGCGGCTGAAATTATTCATTCTAATCGCGAAACTCATAAATTAATCGCAGAAGCCTTGCTTAAATACGAAACTCTTGATAGTGTTCAAATTAAATCTCTTTATGAAACAGGCAAAATGCCAGAGAATATTGAACACGAGGACGAGGATGTTCATCCCCTTTCTTACGAAGAAGTAAAAGAGAAGATTAATACGAAGGAATAA
- the tilS gene encoding tRNA lysidine(34) synthetase TilS, with the protein MKNRFLKVTQEGHFFDKHEKVLVAVSGGLDSMNLFNLLYQCRQELGISLGLAHVNHGQREESISEESYLKQLAEDCTVPFYLSHFEGMFSEEAARKWRYAFFAKIMEQEGYTALVTAHHADDQAETVLMRLIRGSRLRHLSAIQPIQPFASGELIRPLLSFKKSDFDTVFHFEDASNLSSTYFRNRVRHAYLPQFKQENPKIEKALCHLADDTSNLLQALRDLTNHLSVTDLTSFRQQTQAVQTYLLEEYVEKFPDLQLSRSQFNELLHILQSKANYRHLLKNNYILEKEYDSFKIYKIGPQTDEQKEPVMVESEGIFSYGSYIFSLNQPLENTEQILYFPSEVPIRLRGRQAGDTILINGVNKKVRRWFIDNKIPQQVRQEAVIIEQAGEIYGIANLASSDLSKSIKNDIIKATLYIKMKE; encoded by the coding sequence ATGAAAAATAGATTTTTAAAAGTGACACAGGAAGGTCACTTTTTTGATAAGCATGAGAAAGTTCTTGTAGCAGTTTCAGGTGGTTTGGATTCTATGAATTTATTTAATCTTTTATACCAATGCCGACAAGAATTGGGAATTTCTCTGGGACTTGCCCATGTTAATCATGGACAAAGAGAAGAATCTATTAGTGAAGAAAGCTACCTTAAGCAGTTAGCAGAGGATTGTACGGTTCCATTCTATCTATCACATTTTGAAGGAATGTTTTCAGAAGAAGCAGCGAGGAAATGGCGTTACGCATTCTTTGCGAAAATCATGGAGCAGGAAGGCTACACTGCACTGGTAACAGCCCACCATGCTGATGACCAAGCAGAGACAGTTTTGATGCGTTTGATTCGAGGAAGTCGCTTGCGACATCTGTCTGCTATTCAGCCTATCCAACCCTTTGCAAGCGGAGAACTCATTCGGCCACTCTTGTCTTTTAAAAAGTCTGACTTTGATACTGTGTTTCATTTTGAAGATGCTAGCAATCTTAGCTCAACCTATTTCAGAAATAGAGTTCGGCATGCTTATTTACCGCAATTTAAACAGGAAAATCCTAAAATTGAAAAAGCTCTATGTCACCTTGCAGATGATACCAGTAATTTATTACAGGCTTTGCGAGATTTAACCAACCATTTATCTGTAACAGATTTGACAAGTTTTCGACAGCAGACCCAGGCTGTACAGACTTATCTGCTAGAGGAGTATGTAGAGAAATTCCCTGATTTGCAACTATCACGTTCGCAATTTAATGAGCTCCTTCATATTTTGCAATCAAAAGCCAACTATAGACATCTACTAAAAAATAATTATATTCTAGAAAAAGAGTATGATAGTTTCAAAATTTATAAAATAGGACCTCAGACGGATGAGCAAAAAGAGCCAGTCATGGTAGAATCAGAAGGTATTTTTTCTTATGGTTCTTACATTTTTTCTCTCAATCAACCCCTTGAAAATACTGAGCAGATTTTATATTTTCCAAGTGAGGTTCCAATTCGATTGCGGGGCAGGCAGGCAGGAGATACTATCCTGATAAATGGTGTGAATAAAAAAGTTCGCCGCTGGTTTATTGACAATAAAATACCTCAACAAGTACGACAAGAGGCTGTTATTATTGAACAAGCAGGAGAAATTTATGGAATTGCCAATCTTGCTAGCAGTGATTTGAGTAAATCAATAAAAAATGATATAATCAAAGCTACCTTATATATTAAAATGAAAGAGTAG
- the mreC gene encoding rod shape-determining protein MreC, with product MNKFSKLLIAISVFLLLSFSLLFLTFSKGAELPFVNSSINLLVRPIQSFLSVPTRFFSDQQSSLSHLFATYEENKELKKSLLSVQDFANENASLKAENETLRKSLEMASSFPEKGYIAGSVLVRTPASWSEQVTIDVGQNMGISENALVVANGGLVGVVSSIEENSSVVKLFTNADDFTKLPVKISTNSKDIYGILAGFDLDSNSFIINQLNATDDIAVGSNVVTSDLAGATPANVQIGKVRSVKASSNNLNRELYVEPSASFSSIYSVLVVGQSDAQ from the coding sequence ATGAATAAATTTTCTAAATTGTTGATTGCAATTTCAGTTTTTCTGTTGTTGTCATTTTCATTATTGTTTTTAACTTTTTCAAAGGGAGCAGAGTTACCCTTTGTCAATTCTTCTATAAATTTACTCGTTAGACCAATTCAATCTTTTTTATCAGTTCCTACTAGGTTTTTCTCTGACCAACAGTCCTCTCTTTCGCATTTGTTTGCTACCTACGAAGAAAATAAGGAATTAAAGAAGTCTTTGCTCTCAGTACAAGATTTCGCAAATGAGAATGCTAGTTTAAAAGCTGAAAATGAGACATTGCGAAAGAGTTTAGAAATGGCTTCGTCTTTCCCAGAGAAAGGGTATATTGCAGGTTCAGTTTTGGTTAGAACACCTGCTTCATGGTCGGAGCAGGTGACCATAGATGTTGGTCAGAATATGGGGATTTCTGAAAATGCTCTGGTAGTTGCAAATGGTGGTTTAGTTGGTGTAGTTAGCTCCATTGAGGAGAACTCATCAGTGGTAAAATTGTTTACTAATGCTGATGATTTTACCAAACTTCCAGTAAAAATAAGCACCAATTCCAAGGATATATACGGGATTTTAGCTGGTTTTGATTTGGATTCAAATAGTTTTATTATCAATCAGTTAAATGCTACGGATGATATTGCGGTTGGTAGTAACGTTGTGACGAGTGATTTGGCTGGTGCGACACCTGCTAACGTTCAAATTGGAAAAGTTCGTTCGGTTAAGGCTAGCAGCAATAACTTAAATCGTGAACTATATGTAGAGCCTTCAGCTAGTTTTTCATCAATATATTCAGTATTAGTAGTGGGTCAATCAGATGCGCAATAG
- the pcsB gene encoding peptidoglycan hydrolase PcsB codes for MKKKILATLLLSTVVLTSLNDVAVIVANDIDSQIAAKNQQINELAAQQVDAQQQVDVIQGQVDEIVAEQVKLTEENTRLEAESQALAADIERLSADIVSRDGALKEQARSAQTDASASSYINTILDSKSIVDAVSRVNAMREIVAANNRMLEQQKTDKEVIVEKQKANQEAINTLAANRQKLEDDAQVLQVRQAELQVAQLNLAAQKATAEDEKNSLLEQKAAAEEAARQAAARQAEYEAQQRALAAQQAASVAAPVAATAPVEAAVAESTATVAVSEPVVTQTVSTPAVSSSTGSGNSAAARNATFDASSYPVGECTWGVKSQLSWVGPYWGDAKHWLASAAAEGFRTGSTPQVGAIAVWTGGYYGHVAVVTAVESSTSIQVVESNYMGRRYIGNHRGGYFNPTTTSEGAVYYIYPPY; via the coding sequence ATGAAGAAAAAAATCTTAGCTACATTATTGTTAAGCACAGTCGTTCTTACAAGTTTGAATGATGTGGCTGTGATTGTTGCAAATGATATTGATAGTCAGATTGCAGCTAAAAACCAACAAATCAATGAACTTGCGGCTCAACAAGTAGATGCTCAACAACAGGTCGATGTTATCCAAGGACAAGTTGATGAAATTGTTGCTGAACAAGTAAAATTGACAGAAGAAAATACCCGTTTGGAAGCTGAATCACAGGCTTTGGCAGCAGATATTGAGCGTTTATCAGCTGATATCGTATCACGTGATGGTGCTTTGAAAGAACAAGCTCGTAGTGCGCAAACTGATGCTTCTGCTTCTAGTTATATCAATACAATTTTGGATTCAAAATCAATTGTTGATGCTGTATCACGTGTTAATGCAATGCGTGAGATTGTTGCGGCCAACAATCGTATGTTAGAACAACAAAAAACGGATAAAGAAGTTATTGTAGAAAAACAGAAAGCTAACCAAGAAGCTATCAATACTTTAGCAGCTAACCGTCAGAAATTGGAAGACGATGCACAGGTATTACAGGTTCGTCAGGCAGAATTACAAGTTGCTCAATTAAATCTTGCTGCTCAAAAAGCAACTGCTGAAGATGAGAAAAACTCTTTGCTTGAACAAAAGGCAGCTGCTGAAGAGGCAGCACGTCAGGCAGCGGCACGTCAGGCAGAATATGAAGCGCAACAACGTGCCTTAGCAGCACAACAGGCTGCATCGGTTGCAGCACCAGTCGCTGCAACAGCACCAGTAGAAGCGGCAGTAGCTGAATCTACTGCAACTGTAGCAGTTAGTGAACCTGTTGTTACACAAACTGTTTCTACTCCAGCTGTGTCATCTTCAACTGGTTCTGGTAATTCAGCAGCAGCGCGTAATGCGACTTTTGATGCTTCATCTTATCCAGTTGGTGAATGTACTTGGGGTGTTAAATCACAACTTTCATGGGTTGGTCCGTACTGGGGTGATGCGAAACATTGGTTGGCTTCAGCAGCAGCAGAAGGTTTCCGTACGGGTTCAACTCCACAGGTTGGAGCAATTGCAGTATGGACTGGTGGATACTATGGTCACGTTGCGGTTGTTACTGCAGTGGAATCTTCTACAAGTATCCAAGTTGTAGAATCTAACTATATGGGTCGTCGTTATATTGGCAACCACCGTGGTGGCTACTTCAATCCAACAACAACTTCAGAGGGTGCTGTTTATTATATTTATCCTCCATATTAA
- the hpt gene encoding hypoxanthine phosphoribosyltransferase: MLDKDIKKILVSEEEIVAKCKELGQILANDYADKNPILVGILKGSIPFMAELMKHIDAHIETDYMVVSSYHGGTESSGTVKIIKDLDNSVAGRHIIFVEDIIDTGRTLKELKELFAFRQAASIKIATLLDKPEGRVVEIEPDYTCFTIPNEFVVGFGLDYDENYRNLPYVGVLKEEVYTK, translated from the coding sequence ATGTTGGACAAAGATATTAAGAAAATTCTTGTTTCAGAAGAAGAAATTGTTGCAAAATGTAAAGAACTTGGGCAAATTCTAGCAAACGATTACGCAGATAAGAACCCTATTCTTGTTGGAATTTTAAAAGGTTCTATTCCATTTATGGCAGAATTGATGAAGCATATTGATGCGCATATCGAAACGGATTATATGGTTGTTTCAAGCTATCATGGTGGTACGGAGAGTAGCGGAACTGTTAAAATCATCAAGGATTTAGATAACAGTGTTGCTGGTCGTCATATTATCTTTGTTGAGGATATTATTGATACTGGTCGTACCTTGAAGGAATTGAAAGAGCTTTTTGCATTCCGTCAAGCAGCTTCAATCAAGATTGCTACATTACTTGATAAACCAGAAGGTCGTGTAGTTGAAATTGAGCCAGACTATACTTGCTTCACTATTCCAAATGAATTTGTAGTTGGCTTTGGATTAGACTACGATGAAAACTACCGTAACCTTCCTTACGTTGGTGTACTAAAAGAGGAAGTTTATACAAAATAG
- a CDS encoding ribose-phosphate diphosphokinase, which yields MAFTDLKLFALSSNQKLAEQVSKKIGIPLGKSSVRQFSDGEIQVNIEESIRGTHVFILQSTSSPVNDNLMEILIMVDALKRASAESVNVVMPYYGYARQDRKARAREPITSKLVANMLQTAGVNRLLTIDLHAAQIQGFFDIPVDHLMGAPLIADYFERRGMVGEGYVVVSPDHGGVTRARKLAQFLKTPIAIIDKRRSVDKMNTSEVMNIIGDIKGKTCILIDDMIDTAGTICHAADALAEAGATAVYASCTHPVLSGPAMDNISKSAIEKLVVLDTIEIPQERLIDKIEHISTADLLADAIIRIHEKRPLSPLFETKIVK from the coding sequence ATGGCGTTTACTGACTTAAAATTGTTCGCTCTTTCGTCAAATCAGAAGTTAGCTGAACAGGTGTCGAAAAAAATAGGAATTCCTTTGGGGAAATCAAGTGTTCGTCAGTTTTCAGATGGTGAAATTCAAGTGAATATTGAAGAATCAATTCGTGGGACTCATGTCTTCATTCTTCAATCAACAAGTTCACCTGTTAATGATAATTTAATGGAAATTTTGATTATGGTAGATGCCTTGAAACGTGCATCTGCTGAATCAGTAAACGTAGTAATGCCTTATTATGGCTATGCACGTCAGGATCGGAAAGCTCGTGCTCGTGAGCCAATCACATCTAAATTAGTGGCAAATATGTTGCAGACTGCTGGTGTGAATCGTTTATTAACTATTGATCTTCATGCTGCTCAAATTCAAGGATTCTTTGATATTCCAGTGGATCATTTGATGGGGGCTCCGCTGATTGCTGATTATTTTGAACGTCGTGGTATGGTTGGTGAGGGATATGTGGTTGTTTCACCAGACCACGGTGGTGTAACTCGTGCACGTAAATTGGCCCAATTTCTGAAAACACCGATTGCGATTATTGATAAGCGTCGTAGTGTTGATAAGATGAATACATCTGAGGTTATGAATATTATCGGTGATATTAAGGGTAAGACTTGTATCTTGATTGATGATATGATTGATACTGCGGGGACTATTTGCCATGCGGCAGATGCTTTGGCTGAGGCTGGTGCGACAGCTGTCTATGCGTCTTGCACCCACCCTGTTTTATCTGGGCCAGCCATGGATAACATTAGCAAGTCTGCGATTGAGAAATTGGTTGTTTTGGACACTATCGAAATTCCTCAGGAGCGTTTGATTGATAAGATTGAGCACATTTCAACTGCGGATTTGTTAGCAGATGCTATCATTCGTATCCATGAAAAACGCCCACTTTCGCCTTTATTTGAAACAAAGATTGTTAAATAG
- the plsX gene encoding phosphate acyltransferase PlsX — translation MKRIAVDAMGGDHAPQAVVEGVNQALSTFPDIEIQLYGDEAKIKQYLTATERVRIVHTTEKINSDDEPVKAIRRKKEASMVLATKAVKDGQADAVLSAGNTGALLAAGVFVVGRIKHIDRPGLMSTLPTMDGKGFDMMDLGANAENTAHHLYQYGILGSFYAEHVRGVKQPRVGLLNNGTEDTKGTPVHQEAYKLLAEDKSINFIGNVEARELLNSVADVVVTDGFTGNAVLKTIEGTAKSIVGQLTGSIKNGGLRAKLGGLLVKPTLKKALGAMDYKKAGGAVLLGLKAPVIKAHGSSDAQSIFYTIKQTRSILEAGIVEKSVAKFSVVEDSND, via the coding sequence ATGAAACGTATTGCAGTAGATGCTATGGGTGGGGACCACGCCCCTCAGGCAGTGGTAGAAGGTGTCAATCAGGCCTTATCTACCTTTCCAGACATTGAAATTCAGCTTTATGGTGATGAGGCTAAAATCAAGCAGTATTTGACAGCGACAGAGCGTGTCAGAATCGTCCATACGACGGAGAAAATCAATTCAGATGATGAGCCTGTCAAGGCGATTCGTCGGAAGAAAGAGGCTTCTATGGTTTTAGCGACCAAGGCTGTCAAGGATGGTCAGGCAGATGCGGTCTTATCAGCTGGAAATACAGGGGCTCTTTTGGCGGCAGGCGTCTTTGTGGTTGGACGGATCAAACACATTGACCGTCCAGGTCTTATGTCAACTCTTCCTACTATGGATGGTAAGGGATTTGATATGATGGACCTGGGGGCAAATGCTGAAAATACAGCCCATCACCTCTATCAGTATGGTATCCTTGGCTCATTTTACGCGGAGCACGTGCGTGGTGTCAAACAACCTCGTGTGGGACTTTTGAACAACGGTACGGAAGATACCAAGGGCACGCCAGTTCACCAAGAAGCCTATAAACTCTTGGCGGAAGACAAGTCGATTAACTTTATCGGAAATGTGGAGGCGCGTGAGTTGCTCAACAGTGTGGCGGATGTGGTTGTGACGGATGGTTTCACGGGAAACGCTGTGCTGAAAACCATTGAGGGAACGGCAAAATCTATCGTCGGTCAGTTGACAGGCTCTATCAAAAATGGTGGTCTGCGTGCCAAATTGGGTGGTCTTTTGGTCAAGCCAACCTTGAAAAAAGCACTTGGGGCTATGGACTACAAGAAGGCTGGCGGTGCTGTCTTGCTTGGTTTGAAAGCTCCAGTTATCAAGGCTCACGGGTCCAGCGATGCCCAGTCGATTTTCTATACCATCAAGCAGACGCGTTCGATTTTGGAGGCTGGTATTGTTGAAAAATCAGTGGCGAAATTTTCAGTAGTGGAGGATAGTAATGACTAG
- the recO gene encoding DNA repair protein RecO translates to MERIETRGLVLYNRNFREDDKLVKIFTEKAGKRMFFVKHASKSKLVAAIQPLTYADFIVKINDDGLSYIEDFHQVQPFKAINGDIFKLSYATYILALADASLQDKVYDPALFAFLVKTLDLMETGLDYEILTNIFEIQILGRFGISLNFHECAFCHRVGQPFDYSYKYSGVLCPQHYQQDERRAYLDPNVPYLLDQFQAISFDELETISIKPEMKRKLRLFIDQLYEEYVGIHLKSKKFIDDLSSWGQIMKPRTENEETE, encoded by the coding sequence ATGGAACGAATTGAAACTAGAGGCTTAGTCCTTTACAATCGCAACTTTCGGGAAGATGATAAGCTGGTCAAGATTTTTACGGAGAAGGCTGGCAAGCGGATGTTTTTCGTGAAACATGCTTCTAAGTCTAAGCTGGTTGCTGCTATCCAACCCTTGACCTATGCCGATTTTATCGTTAAAATCAATGATGATGGTCTGTCTTATATCGAAGATTTTCATCAGGTCCAGCCTTTTAAAGCCATCAACGGCGATATTTTTAAGCTCAGTTATGCGACCTATATTTTGGCTTTGGCAGATGCGTCCCTGCAGGACAAGGTCTATGACCCAGCTCTCTTTGCTTTTTTGGTCAAGACCTTGGACTTGATGGAAACGGGCTTGGACTATGAAATTTTGACAAATATTTTTGAAATTCAGATCTTGGGTCGATTTGGGATCAGTCTGAATTTTCACGAGTGTGCTTTTTGTCATCGGGTAGGTCAGCCTTTTGACTATTCCTACAAGTACAGCGGGGTCTTATGTCCGCAACACTATCAACAAGATGAGCGACGGGCTTATCTGGATCCCAATGTTCCTTATCTACTTGATCAATTTCAAGCCATTTCCTTTGATGAACTAGAAACCATTTCCATCAAGCCTGAGATGAAGCGAAAATTACGGCTTTTTATTGACCAGCTGTACGAGGAATATGTGGGGATTCACTTGAAATCCAAGAAATTTATAGATGATTTGTCTTCTTGGGGGCAGATTATGAAACCAAGAACAGAAAATGAGGAAACAGAATGA
- a CDS encoding pyridoxal phosphate-dependent aminotransferase produces MDLRHRFNKNLNRIEVSMIRQFDQSISDVPGILKLTLGEPDFTTPDHVKEAAKAAIDANYSYYTGMAGLLELRQAAAEFVAEKYNLHYNPENEILSTIGATEALSASLVAILEPGDTVLLPAPAYPGYEPIVNMVGADVVEIDTTANDFVLTPEMLEEAIIAQGDKLKAVILNYPANPTGVTYSREQIQAFADIIRKYPIFVLSDEVYAELTYTGQPHTSIAEFLPEQTILIQGLSKSHAMTGWRIGLIMSQAPIVAQIIKSHQYLVTAASTAMQYGAVEALKNGKDDALPMREEYVKRRDYIIDKMTDLGFEIIKPDGAFYIFAKIPAGYNQDSFSFLQDFARKKAVAFIPGAAFGQYGEGYVRISYAASMEKIQTAMARLKDYLEENGTN; encoded by the coding sequence ATGGATTTACGTCACCGTTTTAATAAGAATTTGAACCGAATTGAGGTTTCTATGATTCGTCAGTTTGATCAGTCAATTTCAGATGTACCTGGAATTTTAAAATTAACCCTGGGAGAGCCTGACTTTACAACGCCAGACCATGTCAAAGAGGCAGCTAAGGCTGCTATCGATGCTAACTATAGCTATTATACTGGTATGGCAGGTCTTTTGGAGTTACGCCAAGCAGCGGCAGAATTTGTGGCTGAAAAATACAACTTGCACTACAATCCAGAAAATGAAATTCTCTCTACGATTGGTGCGACAGAGGCTTTATCAGCAAGTCTAGTTGCTATTTTGGAGCCTGGGGATACAGTTCTTTTACCTGCCCCTGCCTATCCTGGCTATGAGCCAATTGTCAATATGGTGGGAGCGGATGTAGTAGAAATTGATACAACAGCCAATGATTTCGTATTGACACCTGAGATGTTGGAAGAGGCCATTATTGCCCAGGGTGATAAGTTAAAAGCTGTCATTCTTAACTATCCTGCCAACCCAACGGGTGTGACCTATTCACGCGAGCAAATCCAGGCTTTTGCTGATATTATTCGTAAGTACCCTATTTTTGTCCTGTCGGATGAGGTCTATGCGGAGTTGACGTACACTGGTCAACCTCATACTTCGATTGCGGAGTTTTTACCAGAGCAGACTATTTTAATTCAGGGCTTGTCTAAGTCCCATGCCATGACAGGCTGGCGGATTGGCTTGATTATGAGTCAGGCTCCTATTGTCGCTCAAATCATCAAGAGCCATCAGTATCTGGTAACAGCAGCGTCTACAGCTATGCAGTATGGTGCGGTTGAAGCCTTGAAAAACGGTAAGGATGATGCTCTTCCGATGCGGGAGGAGTACGTCAAGCGTAGGGATTACATCATCGATAAGATGACAGACTTGGGCTTTGAGATTATTAAGCCAGACGGAGCCTTTTACATTTTTGCAAAAATCCCTGCGGGCTATAATCAAGATTCCTTTAGTTTCTTGCAGGACTTTGCGAGGAAGAAAGCGGTGGCCTTTATTCCAGGTGCGGCCTTTGGTCAATACGGGGAAGGCTATGTGCGGATTTCCTATGCAGCAAGTATGGAGAAAATTCAGACAGCTATGGCTCGTTTGAAGGACTATCTAGAAGAAAATGGAACGAATTGA